From Xiphophorus hellerii strain 12219 chromosome 6, Xiphophorus_hellerii-4.1, whole genome shotgun sequence, the proteins below share one genomic window:
- the LOC116720932 gene encoding zinc finger protein 135-like isoform X5, translated as MSSAQHLREFIRERLTAAAQEIFTEVEKTIICYEEELDAQRRMMGINWKPEIKLHRVGSELQRQSSDLQQPSVSNEEEAPGIQQVWSLAIQSSQDQKEAEDQWTEEVQMEPEPKRIKKEENKPEPTLLNHEEIEYPLIYVRKEELDSSGLQLEQQPPEHLPTGQDQKDLCSSQEGEQLVQKEAEPRMMGINWKPQIKLHRIGSELQRQSSDLQQPSVSNEEEAFAIQQVCSLANGSSQDQKEAEHQWTEEEQMEPEPKWIKEEGKEPEPALLNHEQIEYPLKYVRKEELDSSVLQHEQQPPEHVPTGLDQKNLCSNQEREQLVQKQFAALIQTSTLQEDTSEEERTEQLSLQNSPVIESKNQEGSSSSDSESQAGTSTKKRSFKCDVCGICYTRQWMLKKHYRTHTGENISCETCGKGFSQICDLKVHKKIHTGEKPFSCQSCGKTFSHIHNLYRHRSIYADLQQPSVSNEEEASAIKRVWSLASRSSQDQKEAEHQWTEEVQMEPEPKRIKKEENKPEPTLLKHEEIEYRLIYVRKEELDSSVLQHEQQPPEHLPTGQDQKNLCSSQEGEQLVQKQFAALIETSTLQEDDMNEEERRAEQLSLHISPVVERKDQEGSSSSVSESQSGTSTKKRSFKCDICGRCYTRQYKLKNHYKTHTGERRFSCEICGKSFSRSNILKCHKTTHTGERPFSCQLCGKRFSRRCNLKYHKRIHTGEKPFSCQSCGRSFCQMSILNRHKTIHTSEKPFPCQTCGRRFSRRDNLNSHMKTHTGRGLR; from the exons ATGTCTTCAGCTCAGCATCTCAGAGAGTTTATCAGAGAGagactaactgctgctgctcaagAAATCTTCACCGAGGTTGAAAAAACCATCATTTGCTACGAGGAAGAGCTCGATGCTCAGCGCAGGATGATGGGGATCAACTGGAAACCAGAAATTAAGCTACACAGAGTCGGttcggagctgcagagacaaagTTCTG ACCTCCAACAGCCAAGTGTCTCCAATGAGGAGGAAGCTCCTGGCATCCAACAAGTCTGGAGCCTGGCAATTCAGTCCAGTCAGGACcagaaagaagcagaagatCAGTGGACTGAAGAGGTACagatggaaccagaaccaaaaaggattaaaaaagaagaaaacaaaccagaacCTACACTGCTCAATCATGAGGAAATAGAATATCCACTAATATACGTAAGAAAGGAGGAGCTAGATTCTTCAGGGCTTCAACTTGAACAGCAACCACCAGAACATTTACCAACTGGACAGGACCAGAAGGACCTCTGCAGCAGTCAGGAGGGAGAGCAGCTTGTCCAGAAGGAAGCTGAGCCCAGAATGATGGGGATCAACTGGAAACCACAAATAAAGCTGCACAGAATTGGAtcggagctgcagagacaaagTTCTG ACCTCCAACAGCCAAGTGTCTCCAATGAGGAAGAAGCTTTTGCCATCCAACAAGTCTGTAGCCTGGCAAATGGGTCCAGTCAGGACCAGAAAGAAGCAGAACATCAGTGGACTGAAGAGGAACagatggaaccagaaccaaaatggATTAAAGAAGAAGggaaggaaccagaacctgcactGCTCAATCATGAGCAAATAGAATATCCACTAAAATACGTAAGAAAAGAGGAGCTAGATTCTTCCGTGCTTCAACATGAACAGCAGCCACCAGAACATGTACCAACTGGACTGGACCAGAAGAACCTCTGCAGCAATCAGGAGAGAGAGCAGCTTGTCCAGAAACAGTTTGCTGCTTTGATTCAGACTTCTACTCTTCAGGAAGATACAAGTGAAGAAGAGAGAACAGAGCAGCTTTCCCTTCAAAACTCTCCAGTGATTGAGAGCAAAAATCAGGAAGGAAGCAGCTCCTCTGACTCAGAGAGTCAGGCTGGTACCAGTACAAAGAAAAGATCTtttaaatgtgatgtttgtggAATATGTTACACACGACAGTGGATGTTGAAAAAACATTACAGAACTCACACTGGTGAGAATATTTCATGTGAAACATGCGGAAAAGGTTTCTCAcaaatttgtgatttaaaagtccacaagaaaattcatacaggtgagaagcctttttcatgtcAGTCTTGCGGAAAAACCTTCTCTCACATTCACAATTTATATCGCCACAGGAGTATTTATGCAG ACCTCCAACAGCCAAGTGTCTCCAATGAGGAGGAAGCTTCTGCCATTAAACGAGTCTGGAGCCTGGCAAGTAGGTCCAGTCAGGACCAGAAAGAAGCAGAACATCAGTGGACTGAAGAGGTACagatggaaccagaaccaaaaaggattaaaaaagaagaaaacaaaccagaacCTACACTGCTCAAACATGAGGAAATAGAATATCGACTAATATACGTAAGAAAGGAGGAGCTAGATTCTTCAGTGCTTCAACATGAACAGCAGCCACCAGAACATTTACCAACTGGACAGGACCAGAAGAACCTCTGCAGCAGTCAGGAGGGAGAGCAGCTTGTCCAGAAGCAGTTTGCTGCTTTGATTGAGACTTCTACTCTTCAGGAAGATGATATgaatgaagaagagagaagagcaGAGCAGCTTTCCCTTCATATCTCTCCAGTGGTTGAGAGAAAAGATCAGGAAGGAAGCAGCTCCTCTGTGTCAGAGAGTCAGTCTGGTACCAGTACAAAGAAAAGATCtttcaaatgtgacatttgtggGAGATGTTACACACGACAGTATAAATTGAAAAACCATTACAAAACTCACACTGGTGAGAGACGTTTTTCATGTGAAATATGCGGAAAAAGTTTTTCTcgaagtaatattttaaaatgtcacaagacCACTCATACAGGTGAGAGACCTTTTTCATGCCAGTTATGCGGAAAGAGATTCTCTCGACGTTGTAATTTAAAGTACCACAAAAGAATTCATAcgg
- the LOC116720932 gene encoding zinc finger protein 708-like isoform X8, which produces MSSAQHLREFIRERLTAAAQEIFTEVEKTIICYEEELDAQRRMMGINWKPEIKLHRVGSELQRQSSDLQQPSVSNEEEAFAIQQVCSLANGSSQDQKEAEHQWTEEEQMEPEPKWIKEEGKEPEPALLNHEQIEYPLKYVRKEELDSSVLQHEQQPPEHVPTGLDQKNLCSNQEREQLVQKQFAALIQTSTLQEDTSEEERTEQLSLQNSPVIESKNQEGSSSSDSESQAGTSTKKRSFKCDVCGICYTRQWMLKKHYRTHTGENISCETCGKGFSQICDLKVHKKIHTGEKPFSCQSCGKTFSHIHNLYRHRSIYADLQQPSVSNEEEASAIKRVWSLASRSSQDQKEAEHQWTEEVQMEPEPKRIKKEENKPEPTLLKHEEIEYRLIYVRKEELDSSVLQHEQQPPEHLPTGQDQKNLCSSQEGEQLVQKQFAALIETSTLQEDDMNEEERRAEQLSLHISPVVERKDQEGSSSSVSESQSGTSTKKRSFKCDICGRCYTRQYKLKNHYKTHTGERRFSCEICGKSFSRSNILKCHKTTHTGERPFSCQLCGKRFSRRCNLKYHKRIHTGEKPFSCQSCGRSFTRSSHLNDHKKIHTGEKLFSCQSCGKRFTRSSTLNDHKKIHTGEGLFSCQSCGKSFCQMRILNRHKTIHTSEKPFPCQTCGRRFNRRDALNSHMKIHTGRGLR; this is translated from the exons ATGTCTTCAGCTCAGCATCTCAGAGAGTTTATCAGAGAGagactaactgctgctgctcaagAAATCTTCACCGAGGTTGAAAAAACCATCATTTGCTACGAGGAAGAGCTCGATGCTCAGCGCAGGATGATGGGGATCAACTGGAAACCAGAAATTAAGCTACACAGAGTCGGttcggagctgcagagacaaagTTCTG ACCTCCAACAGCCAAGTGTCTCCAATGAGGAAGAAGCTTTTGCCATCCAACAAGTCTGTAGCCTGGCAAATGGGTCCAGTCAGGACCAGAAAGAAGCAGAACATCAGTGGACTGAAGAGGAACagatggaaccagaaccaaaatggATTAAAGAAGAAGggaaggaaccagaacctgcactGCTCAATCATGAGCAAATAGAATATCCACTAAAATACGTAAGAAAAGAGGAGCTAGATTCTTCCGTGCTTCAACATGAACAGCAGCCACCAGAACATGTACCAACTGGACTGGACCAGAAGAACCTCTGCAGCAATCAGGAGAGAGAGCAGCTTGTCCAGAAACAGTTTGCTGCTTTGATTCAGACTTCTACTCTTCAGGAAGATACAAGTGAAGAAGAGAGAACAGAGCAGCTTTCCCTTCAAAACTCTCCAGTGATTGAGAGCAAAAATCAGGAAGGAAGCAGCTCCTCTGACTCAGAGAGTCAGGCTGGTACCAGTACAAAGAAAAGATCTtttaaatgtgatgtttgtggAATATGTTACACACGACAGTGGATGTTGAAAAAACATTACAGAACTCACACTGGTGAGAATATTTCATGTGAAACATGCGGAAAAGGTTTCTCAcaaatttgtgatttaaaagtccacaagaaaattcatacaggtgagaagcctttttcatgtcAGTCTTGCGGAAAAACCTTCTCTCACATTCACAATTTATATCGCCACAGGAGTATTTATGCAG ACCTCCAACAGCCAAGTGTCTCCAATGAGGAGGAAGCTTCTGCCATTAAACGAGTCTGGAGCCTGGCAAGTAGGTCCAGTCAGGACCAGAAAGAAGCAGAACATCAGTGGACTGAAGAGGTACagatggaaccagaaccaaaaaggattaaaaaagaagaaaacaaaccagaacCTACACTGCTCAAACATGAGGAAATAGAATATCGACTAATATACGTAAGAAAGGAGGAGCTAGATTCTTCAGTGCTTCAACATGAACAGCAGCCACCAGAACATTTACCAACTGGACAGGACCAGAAGAACCTCTGCAGCAGTCAGGAGGGAGAGCAGCTTGTCCAGAAGCAGTTTGCTGCTTTGATTGAGACTTCTACTCTTCAGGAAGATGATATgaatgaagaagagagaagagcaGAGCAGCTTTCCCTTCATATCTCTCCAGTGGTTGAGAGAAAAGATCAGGAAGGAAGCAGCTCCTCTGTGTCAGAGAGTCAGTCTGGTACCAGTACAAAGAAAAGATCtttcaaatgtgacatttgtggGAGATGTTACACACGACAGTATAAATTGAAAAACCATTACAAAACTCACACTGGTGAGAGACGTTTTTCATGTGAAATATGCGGAAAAAGTTTTTCTcgaagtaatattttaaaatgtcacaagacCACTCATACAGGTGAGAGACCTTTTTCATGCCAGTTATGCGGAAAGAGATTCTCTCGACGTTGTAATTTAAAGTACCACAAAAGAATTCATAcgggtgagaagcctttttcatgCCAGTCTTGTGGAAGAAGTTTTACTCGAAGTAGTCATTTAAATGACCACAAGAAAATTCATACTGGTGAGAAGCTTTTTTCATGCCAGTCATGTGGAAAACGTTTTACTCGAAGTAGTACTTTAAATGACCACAAGAAaattcatacaggtgagggGCTTTTTTCATGCCAgtcatgtggaaaaagtttctgtcAAATGAGAATTTTAAATCGTCACAAGACGATTCATACAAGTGAGAAGCCTTTTCCTTGTCAAACATGTGGGAGAAGATTCAATCGAAGGGATGCTTTGAACAGTCACATGAAAATTCATACAGGCCGGGGACTGCGTTGA
- the LOC116720932 gene encoding zinc finger protein 708-like isoform X1 — translation MSSAQHLREFIRERLTAAAQEIFTEVEKTIICYEEELDAQRRMMGINWKPEIKLHRVGSELQRQSSDLQQPSVSNEEEAPGIQQVWSLAIQSSQDQKEAEDQWTEEVQMEPEPKRIKKEENKPEPTLLNHEEIEYPLIYVRKEELDSSGLQLEQQPPEHLPTGQDQKDLCSSQEGEQLVQKEAEPRMMGINWKPQIKLHRIGSELQRQSSDLQQPSVSNEEEAFAIQQVCSLANGSSQDQKEAEHQWTEEEQMEPEPKWIKEEGKEPEPALLNHEQIEYPLKYVRKEELDSSVLQHEQQPPEHVPTGLDQKNLCSNQEREQLVQKQFAALIQTSTLQEDTSEEERTEQLSLQNSPVIESKNQEGSSSSDSESQAGTSTKKRSFKCDVCGICYTRQWMLKKHYRTHTGENISCETCGKGFSQICDLKVHKKIHTGEKPFSCQSCGKTFSHIHNLYRHRSIYADLQQPSVSNEEEASAIKRVWSLASRSSQDQKEAEHQWTEEVQMEPEPKRIKKEENKPEPTLLKHEEIEYRLIYVRKEELDSSVLQHEQQPPEHLPTGQDQKNLCSSQEGEQLVQKQFAALIETSTLQEDDMNEEERRAEQLSLHISPVVERKDQEGSSSSVSESQSGTSTKKRSFKCDICGRCYTRQYKLKNHYKTHTGERRFSCEICGKSFSRSNILKCHKTTHTGERPFSCQLCGKRFSRRCNLKYHKRIHTGEKPFSCQSCGRSFTRSSHLNDHKKIHTGEKLFSCQSCGKRFTRSSTLNDHKKIHTGEGLFSCQSCGKSFCQMRILNRHKTIHTSEKPFPCQTCGRRFNRRDALNSHMKIHTGRGLR, via the exons ATGTCTTCAGCTCAGCATCTCAGAGAGTTTATCAGAGAGagactaactgctgctgctcaagAAATCTTCACCGAGGTTGAAAAAACCATCATTTGCTACGAGGAAGAGCTCGATGCTCAGCGCAGGATGATGGGGATCAACTGGAAACCAGAAATTAAGCTACACAGAGTCGGttcggagctgcagagacaaagTTCTG ACCTCCAACAGCCAAGTGTCTCCAATGAGGAGGAAGCTCCTGGCATCCAACAAGTCTGGAGCCTGGCAATTCAGTCCAGTCAGGACcagaaagaagcagaagatCAGTGGACTGAAGAGGTACagatggaaccagaaccaaaaaggattaaaaaagaagaaaacaaaccagaacCTACACTGCTCAATCATGAGGAAATAGAATATCCACTAATATACGTAAGAAAGGAGGAGCTAGATTCTTCAGGGCTTCAACTTGAACAGCAACCACCAGAACATTTACCAACTGGACAGGACCAGAAGGACCTCTGCAGCAGTCAGGAGGGAGAGCAGCTTGTCCAGAAGGAAGCTGAGCCCAGAATGATGGGGATCAACTGGAAACCACAAATAAAGCTGCACAGAATTGGAtcggagctgcagagacaaagTTCTG ACCTCCAACAGCCAAGTGTCTCCAATGAGGAAGAAGCTTTTGCCATCCAACAAGTCTGTAGCCTGGCAAATGGGTCCAGTCAGGACCAGAAAGAAGCAGAACATCAGTGGACTGAAGAGGAACagatggaaccagaaccaaaatggATTAAAGAAGAAGggaaggaaccagaacctgcactGCTCAATCATGAGCAAATAGAATATCCACTAAAATACGTAAGAAAAGAGGAGCTAGATTCTTCCGTGCTTCAACATGAACAGCAGCCACCAGAACATGTACCAACTGGACTGGACCAGAAGAACCTCTGCAGCAATCAGGAGAGAGAGCAGCTTGTCCAGAAACAGTTTGCTGCTTTGATTCAGACTTCTACTCTTCAGGAAGATACAAGTGAAGAAGAGAGAACAGAGCAGCTTTCCCTTCAAAACTCTCCAGTGATTGAGAGCAAAAATCAGGAAGGAAGCAGCTCCTCTGACTCAGAGAGTCAGGCTGGTACCAGTACAAAGAAAAGATCTtttaaatgtgatgtttgtggAATATGTTACACACGACAGTGGATGTTGAAAAAACATTACAGAACTCACACTGGTGAGAATATTTCATGTGAAACATGCGGAAAAGGTTTCTCAcaaatttgtgatttaaaagtccacaagaaaattcatacaggtgagaagcctttttcatgtcAGTCTTGCGGAAAAACCTTCTCTCACATTCACAATTTATATCGCCACAGGAGTATTTATGCAG ACCTCCAACAGCCAAGTGTCTCCAATGAGGAGGAAGCTTCTGCCATTAAACGAGTCTGGAGCCTGGCAAGTAGGTCCAGTCAGGACCAGAAAGAAGCAGAACATCAGTGGACTGAAGAGGTACagatggaaccagaaccaaaaaggattaaaaaagaagaaaacaaaccagaacCTACACTGCTCAAACATGAGGAAATAGAATATCGACTAATATACGTAAGAAAGGAGGAGCTAGATTCTTCAGTGCTTCAACATGAACAGCAGCCACCAGAACATTTACCAACTGGACAGGACCAGAAGAACCTCTGCAGCAGTCAGGAGGGAGAGCAGCTTGTCCAGAAGCAGTTTGCTGCTTTGATTGAGACTTCTACTCTTCAGGAAGATGATATgaatgaagaagagagaagagcaGAGCAGCTTTCCCTTCATATCTCTCCAGTGGTTGAGAGAAAAGATCAGGAAGGAAGCAGCTCCTCTGTGTCAGAGAGTCAGTCTGGTACCAGTACAAAGAAAAGATCtttcaaatgtgacatttgtggGAGATGTTACACACGACAGTATAAATTGAAAAACCATTACAAAACTCACACTGGTGAGAGACGTTTTTCATGTGAAATATGCGGAAAAAGTTTTTCTcgaagtaatattttaaaatgtcacaagacCACTCATACAGGTGAGAGACCTTTTTCATGCCAGTTATGCGGAAAGAGATTCTCTCGACGTTGTAATTTAAAGTACCACAAAAGAATTCATAcgggtgagaagcctttttcatgCCAGTCTTGTGGAAGAAGTTTTACTCGAAGTAGTCATTTAAATGACCACAAGAAAATTCATACTGGTGAGAAGCTTTTTTCATGCCAGTCATGTGGAAAACGTTTTACTCGAAGTAGTACTTTAAATGACCACAAGAAaattcatacaggtgagggGCTTTTTTCATGCCAgtcatgtggaaaaagtttctgtcAAATGAGAATTTTAAATCGTCACAAGACGATTCATACAAGTGAGAAGCCTTTTCCTTGTCAAACATGTGGGAGAAGATTCAATCGAAGGGATGCTTTGAACAGTCACATGAAAATTCATACAGGCCGGGGACTGCGTTGA